A single region of the Triticum dicoccoides isolate Atlit2015 ecotype Zavitan chromosome 2B, WEW_v2.0, whole genome shotgun sequence genome encodes:
- the LOC119360546 gene encoding bidirectional sugar transporter SWEET4-like: MVIPVWKEGSVGDRKAYAHLFAFFNSVMWTLYASTDLPSTLLFSIISGMGIVVHFFYINFYIYFADGKKRVQTLGLSFTFCDAAFIMAELVASMVLISHRWSSTFVHVFAAVSGASTQIVPTYDLVIIVMNYRQINNINPIIMAVISLFSACTWTVTWTPYGFMSVPVNPYVVVPNLIGILSAAAQIVVYSYLLLPPDLSVVLQLYN, translated from the exons ATGGTGATACCAGTTTGGAAGGAAGGGTCTGTAGGAGATCGGAAGGCATATGCACACCTCTTCGCGTTCTTCAACAGCGTGATGTGGACATTGTATGCCTCAACGGATCTCCCCAGCACGCTCTTGTTTTCCATCATCAGTGGAATGGGCATCGTCGTTCATTTCTTCTACATCAACTTCTACATCTACTTTGCGGACGGGAAGAAACGCGTGCAAACCCTCGGCCTTTCCTTCACATTCTGTGACGCCGCCTTTATAATGGCAGAATTAGTAGCTTCGATGGTGCTCATCTCTCATAGGTGGAGTAGTACTTTTGTCCATGTCTTTGCTGCAGTATCCGGAGCATCTACACAAATTGTTCCAACATATGACCTG GTTATAATAGTGATGAACTACAGGCAGATCAACAACATCAACCCAATAATCATGGCTGTCATTTCCCTCTTCAGTGCATGTACCTGGACCGTAACCTGGACCCCCTATGGCTTCATGTCCGTCCCCGTTAATCCCTACGTTGTG GTACCCAATCTCATAGGCATTCTATCCGCGGCTGCGCAAATCGTTGTATACTCCtacctattactccctcc GGATCTTTCAGTCGTGCTCCAGCTTTATAATTAA